In a single window of the Streptacidiphilus sp. P02-A3a genome:
- a CDS encoding RDD family protein, producing the protein MDDSRKIIGSWIEGPGTGTEQYGGEFGYRGRRLGLPEEGPGAIASTGRRLAAVLIDWWLCALIAYELIARHDSALASYWAMFIFFVLSVCTLGTVGRTPGKRLVGLRVVRLDGGRPSVAQVALRSLLLLLAIPALVWDRDGRGLHDKAVATVEIRT; encoded by the coding sequence GTGGACGACAGCAGAAAAATCATCGGGTCGTGGATCGAGGGTCCCGGGACCGGTACTGAGCAGTACGGCGGCGAGTTCGGCTACCGGGGCCGCCGACTGGGCCTGCCCGAGGAGGGGCCGGGGGCGATCGCCTCGACCGGCCGTCGGCTGGCGGCGGTCCTCATCGACTGGTGGCTGTGCGCGCTGATCGCGTACGAGCTGATCGCGCGCCACGACTCGGCGCTGGCCAGCTACTGGGCCATGTTCATCTTCTTCGTGCTGAGCGTGTGCACCCTCGGCACGGTCGGCCGGACCCCGGGCAAGCGCCTGGTGGGCCTGCGGGTGGTCCGGCTGGACGGCGGTCGCCCGAGCGTGGCCCAGGTCGCCCTGCGCAGCCTGCTGCTGCTGCTCGCGATCCCGGCGCTGGTCTGGGACCGGGACGGACGCGGACTGCACGACAAGGCCGTGGCCACGGTCGAGATCCGCACCTGA
- a CDS encoding DUF4191 domain-containing protein — protein MARQATTDENPGRLKQIRLAYTMTKRVDPKIGLITAGIGIGTFAVLLVIGFVLGHPIYLGILGFVLGVLGAVIIFGRRAERAAFGQMEGQPGAAAAVLNNIKRGWVITPVVAATRQQDAIHRAVGRPGIVLVAEGNVNRLRPMLAEEKRKMNRMIGNVPVIDIIVGDGEGQVPLKKLHMHLTKMPRTIPAAQVTQINDRLRAMGDMMSNAPIPKGPLPKGARMPKGR, from the coding sequence ATGGCGAGGCAGGCAACCACCGACGAAAACCCCGGACGGCTCAAGCAGATCCGTCTGGCGTACACCATGACCAAGCGGGTCGACCCGAAGATCGGTCTCATCACCGCCGGTATCGGGATCGGCACCTTCGCGGTGCTCCTCGTGATCGGCTTCGTGCTCGGGCATCCGATCTACCTGGGCATCCTGGGCTTCGTGCTCGGCGTGCTGGGGGCGGTCATCATTTTCGGCCGCAGGGCCGAGCGGGCCGCTTTCGGCCAGATGGAGGGGCAGCCCGGGGCCGCCGCCGCCGTCCTCAACAACATCAAGCGCGGCTGGGTGATCACCCCCGTGGTCGCGGCGACCCGCCAGCAGGACGCGATCCACCGCGCCGTCGGCCGTCCCGGCATCGTGCTGGTCGCCGAGGGCAACGTGAACCGGCTGCGCCCGATGCTGGCCGAGGAGAAGCGCAAGATGAACCGGATGATCGGCAACGTCCCGGTCATCGACATCATCGTCGGGGACGGCGAGGGCCAGGTGCCGCTGAAGAAGCTGCACATGCACCTCACCAAGATGCCCCGGACCATCCCGGCCGCCCAGGTCACCCAGATCAACGACCGGCTGCGGGCCATGGGCGACATGATGAGCAACGCGCCGATCCCGAAGGGGCCGCTGCCCAAGGGCGCGCGGATGCCCAAGGGGCGCTGA
- the lipA gene encoding lipoyl synthase, whose protein sequence is MSAVAPDGRKMLRLEVRNSETPIERKPEWIKTRAKMGPEYTELQSLVKREGLHTVCQEAGCPNIFECWEDREATFLIGGDQCTRRCDFCQIDTGKPAEFDRDEPRRVAESVLTMDLNYATITGVARDDLEDGGAWLYAETVRQIHAVTADRESGRTGVELLIPDFNAVPEQLAEVFSSRPQVLAHNVETVPRIFKRIRPGFRYERSLSVVTEARAVGLVTKSNLILGMGETREEVSEALRDLHQAGCELITITQYLRPSPRHHPVERWVKPQEFVELQQEAEEIGFAGVMSGPLVRSSYRAGRLYRQALERRGAAV, encoded by the coding sequence GTGTCCGCTGTCGCACCCGACGGCCGGAAGATGCTGCGTCTGGAGGTCCGCAACAGCGAGACCCCCATCGAGCGCAAGCCGGAGTGGATCAAAACCCGGGCGAAGATGGGCCCCGAGTACACCGAGCTCCAGTCGCTGGTGAAGCGCGAGGGCCTGCACACGGTGTGCCAGGAGGCAGGCTGCCCCAACATCTTCGAGTGCTGGGAGGACCGCGAGGCGACCTTCCTCATCGGCGGCGACCAGTGCACCCGGCGCTGTGACTTCTGCCAGATCGACACCGGCAAGCCCGCCGAGTTCGACCGCGACGAGCCGCGCCGGGTCGCCGAGTCCGTGCTCACCATGGACCTGAACTACGCCACCATCACCGGCGTCGCCCGCGACGACCTGGAGGACGGCGGTGCCTGGCTGTACGCGGAGACGGTCCGCCAGATCCACGCGGTGACCGCCGACCGGGAGAGCGGCCGGACCGGCGTGGAGCTGCTGATCCCGGACTTCAACGCGGTGCCCGAGCAGCTGGCCGAGGTCTTCTCGTCCCGCCCGCAGGTGCTGGCGCACAACGTGGAGACGGTGCCCCGGATCTTCAAGCGGATCCGTCCCGGCTTCCGGTACGAGCGCTCGCTGTCGGTGGTCACCGAGGCCCGGGCGGTGGGCCTGGTCACCAAGTCCAACCTGATCCTGGGCATGGGCGAGACCCGGGAGGAGGTCAGCGAGGCGCTGCGGGACCTGCACCAGGCCGGGTGCGAGCTGATCACCATCACCCAGTACCTGCGTCCCTCCCCCCGGCACCACCCGGTGGAGCGCTGGGTGAAGCCGCAGGAGTTCGTCGAGCTACAGCAGGAGGCCGAGGAGATCGGCTTCGCGGGCGTCATGTCCGGTCCGCTCGTCCGTTCGTCGTACCGGGCCGGACGGCTCTACCGGCAGGCGCTGGAACGGCGCGGCGCGGCGGTGTGA
- the lipB gene encoding lipoyl(octanoyl) transferase LipB: MDSGELRFVHLGSGERAVPYEEALAEQQRLHALRVADEIPDTVLLLEHPPVYTAGRRTRPEDRPLDGTPVVEVTRGGEITWHGPGQLIGYPIIKLAEPLDVVAYVRRLEEALIRACADFGVGTTRIEGRSGVWVLGEDLPGAVVDQDRVVNIGALTLRMGAKLGLDPRLAGPEYAASNAGQRGDDRKLTAIGVRVARGVTMHGFALNCDPDMTWFDRIIPCGIRDAGVGSLSTELGRDVTVTEALPVVERRLREVLADGRRGAAPAAVPSPAAAR; the protein is encoded by the coding sequence GTGGACAGCGGCGAGCTGCGGTTTGTGCACCTGGGCAGCGGCGAGCGGGCCGTCCCGTACGAGGAGGCCCTGGCGGAGCAGCAGCGGCTGCACGCGCTGCGCGTCGCCGACGAGATCCCGGACACCGTCCTCCTGCTCGAACATCCGCCGGTCTACACCGCCGGTCGGCGCACCCGCCCCGAGGACCGCCCGCTGGACGGCACTCCGGTGGTGGAGGTCACCCGGGGCGGCGAGATCACCTGGCACGGTCCGGGCCAGCTCATCGGATACCCGATCATCAAGCTCGCCGAACCGCTGGACGTGGTCGCGTACGTCCGCCGCCTGGAGGAGGCGCTGATCCGAGCCTGCGCCGACTTCGGCGTGGGCACCACCCGGATCGAGGGCCGCAGCGGGGTGTGGGTGCTCGGCGAGGACCTCCCCGGCGCCGTGGTGGACCAGGACCGGGTGGTGAACATCGGCGCGCTGACCCTGCGGATGGGCGCCAAGCTCGGCCTGGACCCCCGGCTCGCCGGGCCGGAGTACGCGGCGTCCAACGCCGGGCAGCGCGGCGACGACCGCAAGCTCACCGCGATCGGGGTGCGGGTGGCCCGGGGGGTGACCATGCACGGCTTCGCGTTGAACTGCGATCCGGACATGACCTGGTTCGACCGGATCATCCCCTGCGGCATCCGGGACGCGGGCGTGGGCTCGCTGAGCACCGAGCTGGGCCGGGACGTCACCGTCACCGAGGCGCTGCCGGTGGTCGAACGCCGGCTGCGCGAGGTGCTGGCGGACGGCCGCCGCGGCGCCGCCCCGGCCGCCGTCCCGAGCCCCGCCGCCGCCCGCTGA
- a CDS encoding aldo/keto reductase, translating into MNQRRLGTAGPRVSALGLGAMGMSGMYGPADEAESIATVHAALDAGITLIDTGDFYGMGHNELLIRDALRSSGRDRGEVGISVKFGALRDADGGWLGNDARPAAVKNFLAYSLRRLGTDYVDVYRPARLDPNVPIEETIGAIAEQVQAGHVRHIGLSEVGAQTLRRAHAVHPIADLQIEYSLISRGIEAEILPVARELGIGVTAYGVLSRGLISGHWSADRPLAAGDFRGVSPRFSGDNLDVNLALVEALRAVAEARGASVAQVAIAWVLAQGEDIVPLVGARRRERLTEALGALDVKLGAEDLAAIEAAVPAGSAAGDRYIAAQMAHLDSEK; encoded by the coding sequence ATGAACCAGCGCCGGCTCGGTACCGCCGGTCCCCGCGTCTCCGCCCTCGGCCTCGGGGCGATGGGCATGTCCGGGATGTACGGTCCCGCCGACGAGGCCGAGTCCATCGCCACCGTCCACGCCGCCCTCGACGCCGGGATCACCCTGATCGACACCGGCGACTTCTACGGCATGGGCCACAACGAACTGCTCATCCGCGACGCCCTGCGCAGCAGCGGCCGGGATCGCGGCGAGGTGGGCATCAGCGTCAAGTTCGGCGCCCTGCGCGACGCCGACGGCGGCTGGCTCGGCAACGACGCCCGCCCCGCCGCCGTCAAGAACTTCCTCGCCTACTCGCTGCGCCGACTCGGCACCGACTACGTCGACGTCTACCGCCCGGCCCGGCTCGACCCGAACGTCCCGATCGAGGAGACCATCGGCGCCATCGCCGAGCAGGTCCAGGCCGGGCACGTCCGGCACATCGGCCTGTCCGAGGTCGGCGCGCAGACCCTGCGCCGGGCGCACGCCGTGCACCCGATCGCCGACCTGCAGATCGAGTACTCGCTGATCTCCCGGGGCATCGAGGCCGAGATCCTGCCGGTCGCCCGCGAGCTGGGCATCGGCGTCACCGCCTACGGCGTGCTCTCGCGCGGGCTGATCAGCGGCCACTGGAGCGCCGACCGGCCGCTGGCCGCCGGGGACTTCCGGGGCGTCAGCCCCCGCTTCAGCGGCGACAACCTGGACGTCAACCTGGCCCTGGTGGAGGCGCTGCGGGCGGTCGCCGAGGCCCGGGGCGCCAGCGTCGCCCAGGTCGCCATCGCCTGGGTGCTGGCCCAGGGCGAGGACATCGTCCCGCTGGTCGGCGCGCGTCGCCGGGAGCGCCTGACCGAGGCGCTGGGCGCGCTGGACGTCAAGCTCGGCGCGGAGGACCTGGCGGCCATCGAGGCGGCCGTTCCGGCGGGCTCGGCGGCGGGCGACCGGTACATTGCTGCCCAGATGGCACACCTGGACAGCGAGAAGTAG
- a CDS encoding TetR family transcriptional regulator — MAEAALTREQILETAEDVLRRFGPAKATVVDVARALGVSHGTVYRHFPSKAALREAVTERWLDRAHAALPAVATGPQPPDRRLRSWLETLFEAKRHKALDDPELFATYQVLTVESSALAGEHLAVLEAQLAAIIAEGQDDGLFAPGDPRSLAHAVFQATSHFHDPEYASSWTGPTVTADLTALIDLLLRGLARR, encoded by the coding sequence ATGGCGGAAGCAGCGCTCACCAGGGAGCAGATCCTGGAGACGGCGGAGGACGTGCTGCGCCGCTTCGGGCCCGCCAAGGCCACGGTGGTCGACGTGGCCCGGGCCCTGGGAGTCAGCCACGGCACGGTCTACCGGCACTTCCCGAGCAAGGCCGCGCTGCGCGAGGCGGTCACCGAGCGCTGGCTGGACCGGGCGCACGCGGCGCTCCCGGCGGTGGCCACCGGCCCGCAGCCGCCCGACCGGAGGCTGCGGAGCTGGCTGGAGACCCTGTTCGAGGCGAAGCGGCACAAGGCCCTGGACGACCCGGAACTGTTCGCGACGTATCAGGTGCTCACGGTCGAGAGCAGCGCTCTCGCCGGTGAGCACCTGGCCGTCCTGGAAGCACAGCTCGCGGCGATCATCGCCGAGGGCCAGGACGACGGCCTGTTCGCCCCCGGCGACCCGCGGAGCCTGGCCCACGCCGTGTTCCAGGCCACCTCGCACTTCCACGACCCGGAATATGCGTCCAGCTGGACCGGGCCGACCGTCACCGCGGATCTGACCGCGCTGATCGACCTGCTGCTGCGGGGTCTCGCCCGCCGCTGA
- a CDS encoding regulator — protein MIEEAGFSHAGLARRVDQLGIEHGLDLRYDKTSVTRWLRGQQPRGATPALIAEVFTRRLGRRLSAQDLGLDACAPVYAGLEFAESPTEAVDIVSSMWRKDTGAHSELRRIAFTPAGLVVPSRDWLIGRSDDRVARETSHDLGVTAPARLPLRPGAPAGAHTAGAHPAGAHPAGAHPAGAVPPQTRRPLVPGDPGPVTGQLPPPPPPRGLQRVGRGDVAAVRAVGDLFRSLDNAYGGGHARQALIRYLESEAEPMLRGRYNEAIGRSLFGAVADLTRLAGWTSYDIGAHGLAQRYFVQSLRLAQAANDRLYGGYVLVTMSRQAVYLGHGREAVQLARVAQQGVGAVAPTTVQALMHAAEARGHGLIGDARACTTSLVRAERALQAARPGDELPGWARFFDEAQLADEFGHCYRDLQQWRPCAQHAERSLRLRSGSYARSRVFCRTVLATARLGMGEVDDACAAATEALRGASEMRSLRAVEYLREFSRKLAPYRGNASVRAFEEAAHGAGVI, from the coding sequence CTGATCGAGGAGGCCGGCTTCTCCCACGCCGGTCTCGCCCGACGGGTCGACCAGCTGGGCATCGAGCACGGCCTCGACCTGCGCTACGACAAGACCTCGGTGACCCGCTGGCTGCGCGGTCAGCAGCCCAGGGGAGCCACCCCCGCGCTGATCGCCGAGGTCTTCACCCGTCGCCTCGGCCGTCGGCTCTCGGCCCAGGACCTCGGCCTGGACGCCTGCGCCCCGGTCTACGCCGGGCTGGAGTTCGCCGAGTCGCCCACCGAGGCGGTCGACATCGTCAGCAGCATGTGGCGCAAGGACACCGGCGCCCACTCCGAGCTGCGCCGGATCGCGTTCACCCCGGCCGGTCTGGTCGTCCCCAGCCGCGACTGGCTGATCGGCCGCAGTGACGACCGGGTCGCCCGGGAGACCTCGCACGACCTCGGGGTGACCGCGCCCGCGCGCCTCCCGCTGCGCCCGGGTGCCCCGGCCGGAGCCCATACGGCCGGAGCCCACCCTGCTGGAGCCCACCCTGCCGGAGCCCACCCGGCCGGGGCCGTCCCGCCGCAGACCCGCCGGCCGCTGGTGCCCGGCGACCCGGGCCCGGTCACCGGGCAGCTGCCGCCCCCGCCGCCGCCGCGCGGGCTGCAACGGGTCGGCCGGGGCGACGTGGCCGCCGTCCGCGCCGTCGGCGACCTGTTCCGCTCGCTGGACAACGCCTACGGCGGCGGCCACGCCCGGCAGGCGCTGATCCGCTACCTGGAGAGCGAGGCCGAGCCGATGCTGCGCGGCCGGTACAACGAGGCCATCGGCCGGTCGCTGTTCGGGGCGGTGGCCGACCTCACCCGGCTGGCGGGCTGGACCTCGTACGACATCGGCGCGCACGGCCTGGCGCAGCGGTACTTCGTCCAGTCGCTGCGGCTGGCCCAGGCCGCCAACGACCGGCTCTACGGCGGCTACGTGCTGGTCACCATGAGCCGCCAGGCGGTCTACCTGGGCCACGGGCGGGAGGCGGTGCAGCTGGCCCGGGTGGCGCAGCAGGGCGTGGGCGCGGTCGCGCCCACCACCGTGCAGGCGCTGATGCACGCGGCCGAAGCCCGCGGCCACGGCCTGATCGGCGACGCCCGTGCCTGCACCACCTCCCTGGTGCGGGCCGAGCGGGCGCTCCAGGCCGCCCGTCCGGGCGACGAACTGCCCGGCTGGGCCCGGTTCTTCGACGAGGCGCAGCTCGCCGACGAGTTCGGCCACTGCTACCGCGACCTGCAGCAGTGGCGGCCCTGCGCGCAGCACGCGGAGCGGTCGCTGCGGCTGCGCAGCGGCTCCTACGCCCGCAGCCGGGTGTTCTGCCGGACGGTGCTGGCCACCGCCCGGCTGGGCATGGGCGAGGTGGACGACGCCTGCGCGGCCGCCACCGAGGCGCTGCGCGGGGCCTCCGAGATGCGGTCGCTGCGGGCGGTGGAGTACCTGCGCGAGTTCAGTCGGAAGCTGGCCCCCTACCGGGGCAACGCCTCCGTCCGCGCATTCGAGGAGGCGGCCCACGGCGCCGGGGTGATCTGA
- a CDS encoding NAD(P)/FAD-dependent oxidoreductase: protein MSAPTQLQKSQHQPTQHQQPQYQPSSPQVHPASPQQSRQHRSDVVIVGAGVAGLATARHLVAAGLSVTVLEAADRVGGRMATYQHQGFRLDHGAHLLNTSFPDLGDSLDLPRLDLRPLASDVLVHRRGRRYQVGSPGRAGLALSTTRAPLGAPWDRARLDAALARLAATPTAKLLARPEHTSAWALAQRGIPARTLDGFVRPLLVALLGDPALETSSRVADLALRGYARGRLCLPASGVSAVPLQLAEGLPAGTVRLGVSVRAVSADGVDTERHGRFNCRAMVVATDARRAGELLPGLHQPDYHPVTTYYHAASESPCPEPRLLLDADGPKLLSHALVLSEVDPSYAPRGASLIASTVLGRRRFGPDGPQALEPLVRRRLGRLYGVDSGGWEFLAVRHLPDALPAMPPPHHFRRPVRLLHGLYVCGDHRETSSAQGALASGLRAATAVLQDLGVVRAASAPGLAA, encoded by the coding sequence GTGTCTGCACCCACCCAGCTCCAGAAGTCGCAGCACCAGCCGACACAGCACCAGCAACCGCAGTACCAGCCGTCGTCGCCGCAGGTCCATCCGGCCTCGCCGCAGCAGTCCCGGCAGCACCGGTCCGACGTGGTCATCGTCGGCGCCGGGGTCGCCGGTCTGGCGACCGCGCGGCACCTGGTCGCCGCCGGATTGAGCGTCACCGTGCTGGAGGCCGCCGACCGCGTCGGCGGGCGGATGGCGACGTACCAGCACCAGGGCTTCCGGCTCGACCACGGCGCCCATCTGCTCAACACCTCCTTCCCCGACCTGGGCGACAGCCTCGACCTGCCCCGGCTCGACCTGCGCCCGCTCGCCTCCGACGTGCTGGTGCACCGGCGCGGGCGGCGGTACCAGGTCGGCTCGCCCGGGCGGGCGGGACTGGCGCTCAGCACCACCCGCGCGCCCCTCGGCGCGCCCTGGGACCGGGCCCGGCTGGACGCCGCGCTGGCCCGGCTGGCCGCCACCCCGACCGCCAAGCTGCTGGCCCGTCCGGAGCACACCTCGGCCTGGGCACTGGCCCAGCGCGGCATCCCCGCGCGCACCCTGGACGGCTTCGTCCGCCCGCTGCTGGTGGCCCTGCTCGGCGACCCGGCGCTGGAGACCAGCAGCAGGGTCGCCGATCTGGCGCTGCGCGGCTACGCCCGGGGACGGCTGTGCCTGCCCGCGAGCGGCGTCTCCGCCGTGCCGCTGCAACTCGCCGAGGGGCTGCCCGCCGGGACGGTCCGGCTGGGCGTGTCCGTCCGCGCAGTGTCCGCGGACGGGGTGGACACCGAGCGCCACGGCCGCTTCAACTGCCGGGCGATGGTGGTCGCCACCGACGCCCGCCGGGCCGGGGAGCTGCTGCCGGGACTGCACCAGCCGGACTACCACCCGGTCACCACCTACTACCACGCCGCCAGCGAATCCCCTTGTCCCGAACCCCGGTTGCTGCTGGACGCGGACGGACCGAAGCTGCTGTCGCACGCCCTGGTGCTCAGCGAGGTGGACCCCTCGTACGCGCCCCGCGGCGCGTCGCTGATCGCCTCGACGGTGCTCGGTCGGCGCCGCTTCGGACCGGACGGGCCGCAGGCGCTGGAACCGCTGGTCCGCCGCCGCCTGGGGCGGCTGTACGGGGTGGACAGCGGCGGCTGGGAGTTCCTGGCGGTGCGGCACCTGCCGGACGCGCTGCCCGCGATGCCGCCGCCGCACCACTTCCGGCGGCCGGTACGGCTGCTGCACGGCCTGTACGTCTGCGGCGACCACCGGGAGACCAGCAGCGCCCAGGGGGCGCTGGCGTCCGGCCTGCGGGCGGCCACGGCGGTGCTGCAGGACCTGGGCGTGGTCCGCGCGGCCTCCGCCCCCGGACTGGCCGCCTGA
- a CDS encoding TIGR01777 family oxidoreductase: MRIAVTGSSGLIGSALVRSLLEDGHQVVRLVRRAPVVRPDGSTEVRWNPRLSQIDRGGLDGLDAAVNLAGAGIADRRWTAAHKRDIHDSRVLGTTTLAGALAGLARPPKVLVSGSAVGYYGQTGSAVIDESAPAGGDFLARVCVEWEQAAEPAAAAGIRVAYARTGLVVAAEGGAWQKLFPLFKLGLGGRLGNGRQYWSYISLRDEVAALRHIIDTAELSGPVNLTAPVPVTNAEVTAAMGEVLHRPTLFSVPEVALKAALGEMAVEVVGSHRVVPGRLLDSGFRFSHSTIEQAVRAAQ; the protein is encoded by the coding sequence ATGCGTATCGCAGTCACCGGCTCGTCCGGCCTCATCGGTTCAGCCCTGGTCCGCTCGCTGCTGGAGGACGGCCACCAGGTGGTGCGCCTGGTCCGGCGCGCCCCGGTGGTGCGCCCCGACGGCAGCACCGAGGTCCGTTGGAACCCCCGACTGAGCCAGATCGACCGCGGCGGGCTGGACGGCCTGGACGCCGCGGTCAACCTGGCCGGGGCCGGGATCGCCGACCGGCGCTGGACGGCGGCGCACAAGCGCGACATCCACGACAGCCGGGTGCTCGGCACCACGACCCTGGCCGGGGCGCTGGCGGGCCTGGCGCGGCCGCCCAAGGTACTGGTCTCCGGCTCGGCCGTGGGCTACTACGGGCAGACCGGCAGCGCGGTCATCGACGAGTCCGCACCGGCCGGGGGCGACTTCCTGGCCCGGGTCTGCGTGGAGTGGGAGCAGGCCGCCGAGCCCGCCGCCGCGGCCGGGATCCGGGTCGCGTACGCCCGTACCGGGCTGGTGGTGGCGGCCGAGGGCGGCGCCTGGCAGAAGCTGTTCCCGCTGTTCAAGCTGGGCCTGGGCGGGCGCCTCGGGAACGGGCGGCAGTACTGGTCCTACATCTCGCTGCGGGACGAGGTGGCGGCGCTGCGGCACATCATCGACACCGCCGAGCTGAGCGGTCCGGTGAACCTGACCGCGCCGGTCCCGGTCACCAACGCCGAGGTGACCGCCGCGATGGGCGAGGTGCTGCACCGGCCGACGCTGTTCAGCGTGCCGGAGGTGGCGCTGAAGGCGGCGCTGGGCGAGATGGCGGTGGAGGTCGTCGGCAGCCACCGGGTGGTCCCGGGGCGGCTGTTGGACTCGGGCTTCCGCTTCAGTCACAGCACCATCGAGCAGGCGGTCCGCGCGGCGCAGTGA
- a CDS encoding GNAT family N-acetyltransferase — MSDTLRTRPADAADGPLLYRLDHDGWSTLGEVAERSAPPTADSTLFDERHRPQDYLVAELDGQVVGYVRLVPPTPLPSNAHIRQISGLAVDRSARRRGVGAVLVAAAVARARRVGARRVTLRVLGYNTPARKLYEAAGFTVEGVSPEEFYLDGRYVDDVVMGLTL, encoded by the coding sequence ATGTCCGACACGCTGCGCACCCGTCCCGCCGACGCCGCCGACGGCCCGCTGCTGTACCGGCTCGACCACGACGGCTGGTCCACCCTCGGCGAGGTCGCCGAGCGCTCGGCCCCGCCCACCGCCGACAGCACGCTGTTCGACGAGCGGCACCGCCCGCAGGACTACCTGGTGGCGGAGCTGGACGGGCAGGTGGTCGGCTACGTCCGGCTGGTGCCGCCGACGCCGCTGCCCAGCAACGCCCACATCCGGCAGATCTCCGGACTGGCCGTGGACCGCTCGGCCCGCCGCCGGGGCGTCGGCGCGGTACTGGTGGCGGCGGCGGTGGCGCGCGCCCGCCGGGTGGGCGCGCGCCGGGTGACGCTGCGGGTACTGGGCTACAACACGCCCGCCCGCAAGCTCTACGAGGCGGCCGGGTTCACGGTGGAGGGGGTCAGCCCGGAGGAGTTCTACCTGGACGGACGCTACGTGGACGACGTGGTGATGGGCCTGACGCTCTAG
- a CDS encoding DUF4240 domain-containing protein has translation MTDETEFWQLIDETREAAQGDPVDQAELLVERLLGLTPDDVIDFARLFEARLARAWRLDLWGAADLLLGGAGDESFDYFCCWLIGQGRDVFEGALADPDTLADLVPDFDEEVDGDAEELGDAADRAHEQLTGMPLPELGLPVRPAEPVEPSGGGFDFDDARVMEERFPRLWQRYGG, from the coding sequence GTGACCGACGAGACTGAGTTCTGGCAACTGATCGACGAGACGCGCGAGGCCGCCCAGGGGGACCCGGTCGATCAGGCCGAACTGCTGGTGGAGCGGTTGCTGGGGCTCACCCCGGACGACGTGATCGACTTCGCCCGGCTGTTCGAGGCACGGCTGGCCCGGGCCTGGCGGCTGGACCTGTGGGGCGCGGCCGACCTGCTGCTCGGCGGCGCGGGCGACGAGAGCTTCGACTACTTCTGCTGTTGGCTGATCGGCCAGGGCCGGGACGTGTTCGAGGGCGCGCTGGCCGATCCGGACACGCTGGCCGACCTGGTGCCCGACTTCGACGAGGAGGTGGACGGCGACGCCGAGGAACTGGGCGACGCCGCGGACCGCGCGCACGAGCAGCTGACCGGGATGCCGCTGCCGGAGCTGGGACTGCCGGTCCGGCCCGCCGAGCCGGTGGAGCCGTCCGGGGGCGGCTTCGACTTCGACGACGCCCGGGTGATGGAGGAACGTTTCCCCAGGCTCTGGCAGCGCTACGGCGGCTGA